CTTTGTTCTGATATCTTTCGTTTACAGCCCTTGACATGATAGGTTTCACAATGAACCGGGGCAGATTAGGAGCACCGAAAACGGCATAACTCAATCCGTCATTTGTTTCATCCTGATGTTTTTTATTGAACCGCATCCAGGATCTAAGTTCGTCAGTAAATGCCTTATCCTGCATTTGTAGTACATTACCTTTGATAACACAATCGGAGATAGAGTTGAATTCCTCTGTCCCGTTTTTATAAAAATATGCTTTGATTGTTGATGTTTCAAAGAGCTTTTTCAGGAAACTTATTGTATCGAAAGAAATGATCCGTCCATCATAGATACTTCTGTTAGTCTGGCGGATGGAGATCTGTTTAAATAATGTATCCGGCCCTACGGTACTGTCTTTCTTCAAATTTATTATGATGATCCCTTCTTCCGAAATGTTCATGTCGGCATCATATCCTTTTTGTGAAGCGGCGATGCATAGGTTTTCCGCTGCACATCCTAAGCTGATAAATAATTCCCGGTTATCAGGATCGACCACAGGTAAGGATTTATCATAATTCGGATGTATCCGGATATTACCGTCATTGATACTGAAAAGCCAGGGCTGTGTATTATGACCGGATGGAGCCTTTATTGCCTGCTCTATCATAAACAGGTGATCAGGATGTTGTGCATTTACATTTACCATATAAACAAGGATGAATGTTATCATTAAATTTACTATTTTCATGAACAGATCATTTTATCATTGTCTCAATAAGCAGATCGACTCCTTTGAGTATCTGTTCCCATCCTTCATTACTTTGAATATCAATACCATTATACATTTTGCAATTGTCTTCAAACATGGCCAGATAAGCGATTCCCGCATCAATAAGGGCAGATATGGCTTGCAATTGCTCTTTATCAATCTTTACAAACCCGGACATTATCTCCATGAATTGTACTCCGTTTTTCTCACGTTGTGCACGGATTTCTACCACAAAATCTTTATCTGTAGACAATTCCCATCTTCTCAACCTTTTTAGGGCAATATTTCCCCTGAACCCGGCGATCTCCCGGCGGTAAAAATCTTTCAGATATGTTTTAATATCAGAGGTACTAGGTTTTTCATTATGGGCATTTACCCAAAAGTCATGCTTTTTCATATAGGCATAAATAAGCCCGTCCAATGATTCGAAATATCTGTAAATTAAATTTTTGGAAAATCCCGCTTTCTTAGCAACCTGATTGATTCCAAGATTTTCAAAGCCAATCTCTTCGATCAATTCTCCGACAGCGTTAATCAGCTTTTCTTCAGACTGTTGCCGATCCCTTTCTTTTACCATGCCTATATTTTATTTAAATGTGACCAACTGGGCA
The window above is part of the Bacteroidales bacterium genome. Proteins encoded here:
- a CDS encoding TetR/AcrR family transcriptional regulator, with the protein product MVKERDRQQSEEKLINAVGELIEEIGFENLGINQVAKKAGFSKNLIYRYFESLDGLIYAYMKKHDFWVNAHNEKPSTSDIKTYLKDFYRREIAGFRGNIALKRLRRWELSTDKDFVVEIRAQREKNGVQFMEIMSGFVKIDKEQLQAISALIDAGIAYLAMFEDNCKMYNGIDIQSNEGWEQILKGVDLLIETMIK
- a CDS encoding nitroreductase family protein → MKIVNLMITFILVYMVNVNAQHPDHLFMIEQAIKAPSGHNTQPWLFSINDGNIRIHPNYDKSLPVVDPDNRELFISLGCAAENLCIAASQKGYDADMNISEEGIIIINLKKDSTVGPDTLFKQISIRQTNRSIYDGRIISFDTISFLKKLFETSTIKAYFYKNGTEEFNSISDCVIKGNVLQMQDKAFTDELRSWMRFNKKHQDETNDGLSYAVFGAPNLPRFIVKPIMSRAVNERYQNKGDRKKIASASHFVLLTTTSDTRDGWIRLGMILERFLLKSTELGIAHAYMNQPNEISELSLKMAETLNLTDEFPTILLRIGYGEKMPYSKRMDMNEVILHE